The following are from one region of the Eubacterium sp. MSJ-33 genome:
- a CDS encoding methyl-accepting chemotaxis protein has product MFKKKNEVHAVPTETATGRALKESLEPITQITKSLKENRKSLIEEEMQTASQISDIQGSFDTILAQSDQVASGMDAIKQEFSNIVDVSSQIETSVSGVLSATDQANENVDSLQESSSNVLKDFQHVVEVLNKFQSSFDEIQETMSGIIGIANQTNMLSLNASIEAARAGEHGLGFAVVATEVSTLSAEIKKLVDTVNANMALLREDASNLNASMETANKMLSHEQEQVKKTTELFGNIKESVNGVIEVQQQIAAAVDTCNETADQIQEDILNAKDGYIGVSETVNQLSGDITRKNQLYENMINLLEQVDPIVEDIQHTHINI; this is encoded by the coding sequence ATGTTCAAAAAGAAAAACGAAGTACACGCAGTCCCGACCGAAACAGCAACCGGGCGTGCGTTAAAAGAAAGCCTGGAGCCAATCACCCAGATTACGAAGAGTTTAAAAGAAAACCGTAAATCGCTGATTGAAGAAGAAATGCAGACCGCAAGCCAGATCTCTGATATTCAGGGTTCGTTCGACACAATCCTGGCACAATCCGATCAGGTTGCATCCGGTATGGATGCTATCAAGCAGGAATTCTCGAATATCGTAGATGTCTCATCCCAGATTGAAACGAGTGTCAGCGGTGTTTTGTCTGCGACCGATCAGGCAAATGAAAATGTAGACAGCCTGCAGGAAAGTTCTTCCAATGTACTTAAGGATTTCCAGCATGTCGTCGAAGTCTTAAACAAATTTCAAAGCAGTTTTGATGAGATTCAGGAGACCATGTCCGGCATCATCGGCATTGCCAACCAGACCAATATGCTTTCCTTAAATGCGTCTATTGAAGCTGCACGCGCCGGCGAACACGGTCTTGGCTTCGCAGTCGTTGCAACCGAGGTCAGCACGCTTTCCGCAGAGATCAAAAAGCTTGTCGATACGGTCAACGCCAACATGGCACTGCTTCGCGAAGATGCTTCGAATCTGAATGCATCAATGGAAACAGCCAACAAGATGCTCTCTCACGAACAGGAGCAGGTAAAAAAGACGACCGAGCTTTTCGGCAATATCAAAGAATCCGTCAACGGTGTGATCGAGGTACAGCAGCAGATTGCCGCAGCCGTAGACACCTGTAACGAAACCGCAGATCAGATTCAGGAAGATATCTTAAATGCCAAAGATGGCTATATCGGTGTATCTGAGACAGTCAACCAGTTATCCGGTGATATCACACGAAAGAATCAATTATACGAGAATATGATCAATCTTTTAGAGCAGGTTGACCCGATTGTTGAAGATATCCAGCATACCCATATCAATATCTGA
- a CDS encoding TetR/AcrR family transcriptional regulator: MGARKKLALEQFNRDNILTAARELFETKGVQDTTMDDIALQADYSKSTIYVYFRSKEDIYNSIVVDYLDVLIGEMTVYIEGDTSFEDSYYKLCDRLVAFCERYPKYYASLMIEEKATNSRKPGANILPEILQDLYGLMESLIQKGKKSKVLQEKLDTKPTVLYLWSSLSGIIQISERKKKEIQKSTGMTMEEYRSFAFHTLYDSLVRKKLL, translated from the coding sequence ATGGGAGCACGCAAGAAGCTTGCACTGGAACAGTTTAATCGCGACAATATTTTGACTGCGGCAAGAGAATTATTCGAGACCAAGGGTGTTCAGGACACAACGATGGATGATATTGCCCTGCAGGCAGACTACAGTAAGTCGACGATTTACGTGTATTTTCGGAGCAAGGAAGATATCTATAATTCCATCGTAGTTGATTATCTGGATGTACTGATTGGCGAGATGACGGTCTACATCGAAGGAGATACGTCTTTTGAGGACAGCTATTATAAGCTGTGTGATCGGTTGGTTGCATTTTGTGAACGATATCCAAAGTATTATGCGTCCTTGATGATTGAGGAGAAGGCGACGAACAGCCGGAAACCCGGTGCGAATATCCTGCCAGAGATTCTGCAGGATTTATATGGACTCATGGAATCGCTGATCCAGAAAGGAAAGAAAAGTAAGGTATTACAGGAAAAACTGGATACGAAACCGACAGTCTTATATCTTTGGTCATCGCTAAGTGGCATCATCCAGATTTCCGAACGGAAGAAGAAAGAAATTCAGAAAAGTACCGGGATGACGATGGAAGAATATCGGAGCTTTGCGTTTCATACGCTGTATGATTCACTTGTGCGAAAAAAGCTTTTGTAA
- a CDS encoding SigB/SigF/SigG family RNA polymerase sigma factor translates to MNEWELFQQAQMGSKAAKEKIVSDNTGLVWSIARRFTNRGYDLEELYQIGCIGLLKACDRFESRYGVQFSTYAVPLISGEIKRFLRDNGAIKVSRILKQNGYQISKAKEALLHKYGREATLDELAEYTGICVEDIVMATEANREVESIQQTICGKDGTQVSLVDRLVDEAESEVAAENIMNRILVGQAMEKLDEMEQELIRLRFFEDKTQTEVAGVLGISQVQVSRLEKKILVRMRQNLDFSKSN, encoded by the coding sequence ATGAATGAATGGGAACTATTTCAACAGGCACAGATGGGAAGTAAGGCTGCAAAGGAAAAAATAGTTTCGGACAACACCGGATTGGTTTGGAGTATTGCAAGGAGGTTTACAAACCGTGGATATGATCTGGAGGAGCTGTATCAGATTGGTTGTATAGGTCTGCTGAAAGCCTGTGACCGGTTCGAAAGCCGCTATGGAGTTCAGTTTTCTACATATGCAGTTCCACTGATATCGGGGGAAATCAAGCGGTTTTTGCGTGATAACGGAGCGATTAAGGTCTCGCGGATTCTGAAACAGAATGGTTATCAGATCAGTAAGGCGAAAGAAGCACTGCTTCATAAATATGGAAGAGAAGCAACTTTGGATGAGCTGGCAGAATATACGGGTATCTGCGTAGAAGATATCGTGATGGCAACGGAAGCAAACCGGGAAGTGGAATCTATTCAACAGACGATATGTGGGAAGGATGGAACACAGGTAAGTCTGGTTGACCGGCTGGTTGATGAGGCGGAGTCGGAGGTCGCAGCGGAAAATATCATGAATCGGATTTTAGTCGGGCAGGCGATGGAGAAGCTTGATGAGATGGAGCAGGAGCTGATACGGCTCAGGTTTTTTGAAGATAAGACACAGACGGAGGTCGCCGGAGTACTTGGAATCAGTCAGGTGCAGGTAAGCAGGCTGGAGAAGAAAATACTGGTTCGAATGCGTCAAAATCTCGATTTTTCTAAATCGAACTAA
- the spoIIAB gene encoding anti-sigma F factor — MNSANEMNVEFDSIAKNESFARVIVASFITSTNPTLEEVSDIKTAVSEAVTNAIIHGYENKQGKICIRTVVKDRSVYIEVIDRGVGIRDIKQAMEPLFTTKPEEERSGMGFSFMEAFMDRLEVESEMGKGTVVKMWKEIGAPAPHYD; from the coding sequence ATGAATAGCGCAAACGAAATGAATGTGGAATTTGACAGTATTGCAAAAAATGAAAGCTTTGCCCGTGTGATAGTGGCATCGTTTATCACATCAACGAATCCAACATTGGAGGAAGTGTCAGATATCAAAACGGCGGTCTCTGAGGCGGTTACAAATGCGATTATCCATGGATATGAAAACAAGCAGGGGAAAATCTGTATTCGGACAGTCGTAAAAGACCGTTCGGTATACATAGAGGTGATTGATCGGGGAGTTGGAATCAGAGATATCAAACAGGCAATGGAACCACTTTTTACAACAAAACCGGAGGAAGAACGGTCTGGAATGGGGTTTTCGTTTATGGAAGCATTTATGGACCGGCTGGAAGTGGAATCTGAGATGGGTAAAGGAACAGTTGTAAAAATGTGGAAGGAGATCGGTGCACCGGCACCCCATTATGATTAA
- a CDS encoding anti-sigma factor antagonist (This anti-anti-sigma factor, or anti-sigma factor antagonist, belongs to a family that includes characterized members SpoIIAA, RsbV, RsfA, and RsfB.), with amino-acid sequence MLYEVENGVLIYYLPEELDHYAADMLKRKTAHVFAEEEIRYLIFDFSKTQFMDSSGIGLITGRFRMVHDKGGCVFAVHVNETIDRVLLMSGIYRILKKMDSLDAIKKEMVKGGYYE; translated from the coding sequence ATGTTGTATGAAGTGGAAAATGGGGTGCTGATCTATTATCTGCCTGAAGAATTGGATCATTATGCGGCGGATATGCTGAAGCGAAAGACGGCACATGTATTTGCAGAGGAAGAAATTCGATATCTGATCTTTGATTTTTCCAAAACACAGTTTATGGATAGTTCCGGAATCGGACTTATCACCGGGAGATTTCGGATGGTACATGACAAGGGAGGGTGCGTGTTTGCTGTACATGTAAATGAGACGATTGACCGGGTGCTTTTGATGTCTGGAATCTATCGAATCTTAAAAAAGATGGATTCACTGGATGCGATAAAAAAGGAGATGGTAAAGGGAGGATATTATGAATAG